The following are encoded together in the Babylonia areolata isolate BAREFJ2019XMU chromosome 18, ASM4173473v1, whole genome shotgun sequence genome:
- the LOC143292272 gene encoding putative vesicular acetylcholine transporter-B, with product MTHADYCPRGVQMLWEELQQRVQQPATQQRLVLVVVAIALLLDNMLYMVIVPIIPIFLTSLKQAEEQGDATQTDIPPEATTITITNTNTTIITLAVRGVSDSWYENSSVEVSLSESSPNNAGKFEGAIGVLFASKAIVQLCVSPVTGTLIDRIGYSTPMMIGLAVMFVTTTVFAFGESFVVMFLARSLQGIGSAFADTSGLAMIADRFTEEAERTKALGIALAFISFGCLFAPPFGGILYEFAGKTVPFMILSATCMLDGVLLFIVRKPGSGAVSGKKKRTRGTPMYRLLLDPYIAVCAGTLAMSNVSLAFLEPTISLWMKSHMDANEWEMGFIWLPAFLPHIAGVYLTVTLAKKYPQYQWLMAATGLALEGLFCCAIPFAQVYFHLIVPIMGICFGIALVDTAILPMLGRLVDMRHVSVYGSVYAIADIAYSLAYALGPIVAGSVVHAIGFFWLNMLIFLSSVAFAPVMAILRNVFTPYNRFQDEDEEDDDTPTPNYHTYVQNGGVHGKPQLLRYNDRECCNHLLLGTEN from the exons ATGACGCACGCCGACTACTGCCCGCGGGGAGTCCAGATGCTGTGGGAGGAGCTGCAGCAGCGGGTGCAGCAGCCGGCCACCCAGCAACGTCTGGTGCTGGTCGTCGTGGCCATCGCCCTCCTGCTGGACAACATGCTGTACATGGTCATCGTCCCCATCATCCCCATCTTCCTGACCTCCCTCAAACAGGCAGAGGAGCAGGGGGACGCCACGCAGACTGACATTCCACCGgaagccaccaccatcaccatcaccaacaccaacaccaccatcattaccctGGCAGTGAGGGGGGTCAGTGACTCGTGGTACGAGAACAGCTCTGTTGAGGTATCTCTTTCTGAGTCCTCTCCGAACAACGCGGGCAAGTTCGAGGGCGCCATCGGCGTTCTGTTCGCCTCCAAGGCCATCGTGCAGCTGTGTGTGAGCCCCGTGACCGGAACTCTGATCGACCGGATCGGCTACAGCACGCCCATGATGATCGGCCTGGCCGTCATGTTCGTCACCACCACGGTCTTCGCCTTCGGGGAGAGCTTCGTGGTCATGTTCCTGGCGCGCTCCTTACAGGGCATCGGCTCCGCCTTCGCCGACACGTCTGGCCTGGCCATGATCGCCGACCGCTTCACGGAGGAAGCGGAGAGGACCAAGGCGTTGGGTATCGCCCTGGCCTTCATCTCCTTTGGCTGTCTGTTCGCGCCGCCCTTCGGGGGGATCTTGTACGAGTTTGCCGGCAAGACGGTGCCGTTCATGATCCTGTCCGCCACCTGCATGCTGGACGGCGTGCTGCTGTTCATCGTCCGGAAGCCTGGCAGCGGAGCGGTGTCCGGCAAGAAGAAGAGGACCCGGGGCACCCCCATGTACCGCCTGCTGCTGGACCCTTACATCGCGGTGTGTGCCGGCACCCTGGCCATGTCCAACGTGTCCCTGGCCTTCCTGGAGCCCACcatctcgctgtggatgaagtcCCACATGGACGCCAACGAGTGGGAGATGGGCTTCATCTGGCTGCCCGCCTTTCTGCCGCACATCGCCGGGGTCTACCTGACGGTGACGCTGGCCAAGAAGTACCCGCAATACCAGTGGCTGATGGCCGCCACGGGGCTGGCCCTAGAAGGCCTCTTCTGCTGCGCCATCCCCTTCGCCCAGGTCTACTTCCACCTGATCGTGCCCATCATGGGCATCTGCTTCGGCATCGCCCTGGTGGATACCGCCATCCTGCCCATGCTGGGCCGCCTCGTCGACATGCGCCACGTGTCCGTCTACGGCTCCGTCTACGCCATCGCCGACATCGCCTACTCCCTGGCCTACGCATTGGGGCCCATCGTGGCCGGCTCCGTGGTGCACGCCATCGGCTTCTTCTGGCTCAACATGCTCATCTTCCTCAGCAGCGTGGCCTTCGCCCCCGTCATGGCCATCTTGCGCAATGTCTTCACGCCCTACAACCGCTTCCAGGACGAAgatgaggaggacgacgac acccccacccccaactatcACACCTACGTGCAGAACGGCGGCGTCCACGGCAAGCCCCAGCTGCTCCGCTACAACGACCGGGAGTGCTGCAACCACCTGCTGCTGGGCACAGAGAACTGA